Part of the Carassius auratus strain Wakin chromosome 8, ASM336829v1, whole genome shotgun sequence genome is shown below.
CATGTCTGAGGGAAGAGATGGCCAGAGGCGAAAACTCGGACAAAATCATCATCAACGTCGGCGGCACGCGCCACGAAACCTACAGGAGCACCCTTAGGACCATACCGGGCACGAGACTCGCCTGGCTCGCCGACACGGACCCCCAGGTGAACCCGGCTTCAGACACGGGACAAACGCCCAGTGCCAGCGAATTATTTTTTGACCGACACCCGGGCATATTCGGCTATGTGCTGAACTACTACAGGACCGGCAAGCTGCACTGCCCGGCGGATGTGTGCGGCCCTCTGTTCGAAGAGGAGTTGGCGTTTTGGGGCATCGATGAGACTGACGTGGAGCCCTGTTGCTGGATGACCTACCGCCAGCACAGGGACGCAGAAGAGGCGCTGGAGATCTTCGAACCGCCAGATCCGGAGGACGCGGAGGATGACCAGGACATGCCCAGACGCTTCGGCATTGAGGACAGCCCTGACCGCTCCAGGGGATGCTGCGAAGTTTGGCAACCAAAAATATGGGCGCTCTTTGAAGATCCATATTCATCGCGTTCAGCCCGGGTAAGGGATTAGAATGCATATTACACATTTCTTTGTGtaatatgcattcattttattttccttttcaacaAATAGTCAAGGAGGAGATACATAACCTTTATCAGAggtcaaaataaaaatcacatgagtttatttttttctgttcattgtAACAATATAGGCTATACGCATATAAGCCCccctttggaacctttatttaagAGTTTACCGATACTTGACAGATTAGTTTTaagatagttttatttaatatatcagTTCCCCAAACCTGTATACACTCTTATAAAAAAACTGGGGCAGTACCCTTTTAAAAGGTacacatttgtaaattattactgCTATAAAGTGGACATAAGTAtgttaaaggtacatattagtacctaaagtgtacatatttcGGAAAGATATGAGATtaataatgctttttaaaaagtaataatggaACACCAGTTTGTAACGTATTCATGGAATAACCCATAAACTGATCATGATATATGCTTCCTTAAATTAGAAAccattttaatgtgaaaaaaattgaATTGCATCTTGCAGTATTTAGTTTCAGTTACGCACTTCTAGGTGATGCATGCCAACAGGTGTTGCATTATGGCCATTAGATCTCTCAGTATTTACTCAATCTGTTAGTCAGCTTTAAATGAATGTCAGGATCGTATCATCTTTACTCTGTAGTTACCAGTGGAAACACAACTAGCTCCGACTGTCTGTTGAACTGCACCTGTCTCAC
Proteins encoded:
- the LOC113106818 gene encoding potassium voltage-gated channel subfamily C member 4-like, translated to MISSVCVSSYRGRKSGNKPPSKSCLREEMARGENSDKIIINVGGTRHETYRSTLRTIPGTRLAWLADTDPQVNPASDTGQTPSASELFFDRHPGIFGYVLNYYRTGKLHCPADVCGPLFEEELAFWGIDETDVEPCCWMTYRQHRDAEEALEIFEPPDPEDAEDDQDMPRRFGIEDSPDRSRGCCEVWQPKIWALFEDPYSSRSARFSCTVTGFYALKKFKLEVKEAKRRTA